A genomic segment from Actinoplanes sichuanensis encodes:
- a CDS encoding SUKH-3 domain-containing protein, with product MITRAEAEHIADGWAHRQSIRRGYPCTPFVEELALGWAVSMVLPPDARPEPGADVTTVIDRATGRLSHWPPSLGADLDQHYTERREAAVGAHQTADPIAELRRESHRRVSPSVAAHLTLGGRLFRARGAKGDQELRHHPIVAARLAVIPPGRMVRGAARHAELLVVSDVLVAADRTRAADGIAPLTDDEARALLRHGRLETFHIRESGDRIGGQAATFCVTCADVLFDLTVITDAERAHPRPRVLTSGTDPQPGRFPEEVAWQLSAGDWGAEPEWRERRGAGLVERIEKSPGREHTLTRFPVVEAALREFSDVAPGRNGPGVAQWVRWFHLGGGNLLHLADPLHELGSIVGARMFPIGREGFDEAVLAIDEHGRVFALDQGGEWFIADTLDRAIVALATGLPAARIRDDGTWQETS from the coding sequence ATGATCACACGGGCCGAGGCGGAGCACATCGCCGACGGCTGGGCGCATCGCCAGTCGATCCGGCGGGGCTATCCGTGCACGCCGTTCGTCGAGGAGTTGGCCCTCGGCTGGGCCGTGTCGATGGTGCTGCCACCTGATGCGCGCCCGGAGCCGGGCGCCGACGTGACCACCGTCATCGACCGGGCGACCGGCCGCCTCTCGCACTGGCCACCGTCCCTCGGCGCCGACCTGGACCAGCACTACACCGAGCGCCGGGAGGCCGCGGTCGGCGCGCACCAGACCGCCGACCCGATCGCCGAGCTGCGCCGCGAGTCGCACCGCCGGGTCAGCCCGTCGGTGGCCGCGCACCTGACGCTCGGCGGCCGGCTCTTCCGGGCCCGCGGCGCCAAGGGCGACCAGGAGCTGCGTCACCATCCGATCGTCGCCGCCCGGCTGGCCGTGATCCCGCCGGGGCGGATGGTCCGGGGCGCCGCCCGGCACGCCGAGCTGCTGGTCGTGTCGGACGTGCTCGTCGCGGCCGACCGCACACGGGCCGCCGACGGCATCGCCCCGCTGACCGACGATGAGGCCCGCGCCCTGCTGCGGCACGGCCGACTCGAGACGTTCCACATCCGGGAGAGCGGCGACCGGATCGGTGGCCAGGCCGCGACGTTCTGTGTGACCTGCGCCGACGTGCTCTTCGACCTGACCGTGATCACCGACGCCGAGCGGGCCCACCCGCGGCCGCGGGTGCTGACCTCGGGGACCGATCCGCAGCCCGGCCGTTTCCCGGAGGAGGTGGCCTGGCAGCTGTCCGCCGGGGACTGGGGCGCCGAGCCGGAGTGGCGTGAGCGGCGCGGTGCCGGGTTGGTCGAGCGGATCGAGAAGTCTCCCGGGCGTGAGCACACCCTGACCCGGTTCCCGGTGGTGGAGGCCGCGTTGCGCGAGTTCTCCGACGTGGCACCCGGCCGCAACGGGCCCGGTGTGGCGCAGTGGGTCAGATGGTTCCACCTCGGCGGCGGCAACCTGTTGCACCTGGCCGACCCGCTGCACGAGCTCGGCTCGATCGTCGGCGCCCGGATGTTCCCGATCGGCCGCGAGGGCTTCGACGAGGCGGTGCTCGCCATCGACGAGCACGGCCGGGTGTTCGCCCTGGACCAGGGCGGTGAGTGGTTCATCGCCGACACCCTCGACCGGGCGATCGTCGCGCTGGCCACCGGCCTGCCGGCGGCCCGGATCCGTGACGACGGCACCTGGCAGGAGACATCATGA
- a CDS encoding YbaB/EbfC family nucleoid-associated protein — protein sequence MSRQADRDVNHALRARFDDVVSQYQRLRLGLDDIQERLSTLAVTEESADGSVRATVGARGQLIDLRLSRDIYRQGDPDELARTILRTVERAVARTGDRVQEMVGEFLPSGSAAAGFMRDGNFGNLLARQDRIMREAGDDDGR from the coding sequence GTGAGCAGACAGGCCGATCGGGACGTGAACCACGCCCTGCGCGCCAGGTTCGACGACGTCGTGTCGCAGTATCAGCGCCTGCGTCTGGGCCTGGACGACATCCAGGAGCGGCTGTCCACACTGGCCGTCACCGAGGAGTCGGCGGACGGCTCGGTCCGGGCCACCGTCGGCGCCCGCGGCCAGCTGATCGACCTGCGACTCAGCCGCGACATCTACCGCCAGGGTGATCCCGACGAGCTGGCGCGCACGATTCTGCGTACCGTCGAGCGGGCCGTCGCCCGGACCGGCGACCGGGTGCAGGAGATGGTCGGCGAGTTCCTGCCGTCCGGCTCGGCCGCGGCCGGTTTCATGCGTGACGGCAATTTCGGCAACCTGCTGGCCCGTCAGGACCGG